TAGGCCGGATTGGCAATTATGTCGGTCGATCCGCAACAGATACAGACTGCGTGATACGATCAATAATGTAGGCTGGACGGCCTTTAACTTCATCATAAATGCGTGCGACGTACTCGCCGATCACTCCGATCCCAAAGAGGTTTATCCCGCCAAAGAAAAGAATGGTGATCATCTGAGAACTCCATGCAACGACGGGCGTCCTGAATATAATTTTCGAAGAAAGGACGAACACGATAAGCGCGACGCAACAGAGCAGAGCGAGCGCCCCAATGGCACGGAGAATGAGTATCGGGAAATAGGAGAAAGAAAAGAATGCATTCATAGCAAGTTTCCATAGGCCATGAAGACCAACGCGCGAGTGCCGGTCGTGACGAGCCCGGCGCGGAACCGGCACACCGGTCTGACGGAAACCCGCATATGCGCGCAACCCTGGCAGAAATCGATTGCGCTCGGGCATGGATTGAAGCACTTCTACCAACCGCCGGTCCATTAGCGAGAAAGTGCCGGCGTTCCGAGGGATCGAAGTGTCGCTGATCCAATTCGCCAACCTATAGAATACGGAAGTTGCAAAGCGAACCGACATGGACTCCCTGCGGGAAGTCCGAACGGCGTAA
Above is a window of bacterium DNA encoding:
- a CDS encoding glycosyltransferase family 2 protein, producing MTRRHFEKPPLISIVAPVYNEVSILSTFVKEAQQSLEALCPVVICEFVLIDDGSTDGTETLIDDIANNSACGMKVIHLCRNFGHGPAISAGLDHACGDAVILMDSDLQDDPGAFRIFLEKWLEGYDAVYAVRTSRRESMSVRFATSVFYRLANWISDTSIPRNAGTFSLMDRRLVEVLQSMPERNRFLPGLRAYAGFRQTGVPVPRRARHDRHSRVGLHGLWKLAMNAFFSFSYFPILILRAIGALALLCCVALIVFVLSSKIIFRTPVVAWSSQMITILFFGGINLFGIGVIGEYVARIYDEVKGRPAYIIDRITQSVSVADRPT